The following proteins are encoded in a genomic region of Pan troglodytes isolate AG18354 chromosome Y, NHGRI_mPanTro3-v2.0_pri, whole genome shotgun sequence:
- the ZBED1 gene encoding E3 SUMO-protein ligase ZBED1, whose translation MENKSLESSQTDLKLVAHPRAKSKVWKYFGFDTNAEGCILQWKKIYCRICMAQIAYSGNTSNLSYHLEKNHPEEFCEFVKSNTEQMREAFATAFSKLKPESSQQPGQDALAVKAGHGYDSKKQQELTAAVLGLICEGLYPASIVDEPTFKVLLKTADPRYELPSRKYISTKAIPEKYGAVREVILKELAEATWCGISTDMWRSENQNRAYVTLAAHFLGLGAPNCLSMGSRCLKTFEVPEENTAETITRVLYEVFIEWGISAKVFGATTNYGKDIVKACSLLDVAVHMPCLGHTFNAGIQQAFQLPKLGALLSRCRKLVEYFQQSAVAMYMLYEKQKQQNVAHCMLVSNRVSWWGSTLAMLQRLKEQQFVIAGVLVEDSNNHHLMLEAGEWATIEGLVELLQPFKQVAEMLSASRYPTISMVKPLLHMLLNTTLNIKETDSKELSMAKEVIAKELSKTYQETPEIDMFLNVATFLDPRYKRLPFLSAFERQQVENRVVEEAKGLLDKVKDGGYRPAEDKIFPVPEEPPVKKLLRTSTPPPASVINNMLAEIFCQTGGVEDQEEWHAQVVEELSNFKSQKVLGLNEDPLKWWSDRLALFPLLPKVLQKYWCVTATRVAPERLFGSAANVVSAKRNRLAPAHVDEQVFLYENARSGAEAEPEDQDEGEWGLDQEQVFSLGDGVSGGFFGIRDSSFL comes from the coding sequence ATGGAGAATAAAAGCCTGGAGAGCTCCCAGACAGACCTGAAGCTGGTGGCCCACCCCCGCGCCAAGAGCAAGGTGTGGAAGTATTTCGGCTTCGACACCAACGCCGAGGGATGCATCCTGCAGTGGAAGAAAATCTACTGCCGCATCTGCATGGCCCAGATCGCCTACTCCGGAAACACCTCCAACCTGTCCTACCACCTGGAGAAGAACCACCCCGAGGAATTCTGCGAGTTCGTCAAGAGCAACACGGAGCAGATGCGTGAGGCCTTCGCCACCGCCTTCTCCAAGCTGAAGCCCGAGTCGTCCCAGCAGCCCGGGCAGGACGCGCTGGCCGTCAAGGCCGGCCACGGCTACGACAGCAAGAAGCAGCAGGAGCTGACGGCCGCCGTGCTGGGCCTCATCTGCGAGGGGCTGTACCCGGCCTCCATCGTGGACGAGCCCACCTTCAAGGTGCTGCTGAAGACGGCCGACCCCCGGTATGAGCTGCCCAGCCGGAAGTACATCTCTACCAAGGCCATCCCTGAGAAGTACGGGGCCGTCCGGGAGGTGATCCTGAAGGAGCTGGCCGAGGCCACCTGGTGTGGCATCTCCACCGACATGTGGAGGAGTGAGAATCAGAACCGCGCCTACGTCACGCTGGCCGCCCACTTCCTGGGCCTGGGCGCCCCCAACTGCCTGTCCATGGGCTCCCGCTGCCTGAAGACCTTCGAGGTGCCCGAAGAGAACACGGCGGAGACCATCACGCGGGTGCTCTATGAGGTCTTCATCGAGTGGGGCATCAGCGCCAAGGTCTTTGGGGCCACCACCAACTACGGCAAGGACATCGTGAAGGCGTGCTCCCTGCTGGACGTCGCAGTGCACATGCCCTGCCTGGGCCACACCTTCAATGCCGGCATCCAGCAGGCCTTCCAGCTCCCGAAGCTGGGGGCGCTGCTGTCGCGCTGCCGCAAACTGGTGGAGTACTTCCAGCAGTCTGCCGTGGCCATGTACATGCTCTATgagaagcagaagcagcagaACGTGGCCCACTGCATGCTGGTGAGCAACCGCGTCTCCTGGTGGGGGAGCACGCTGGCCATGCTGCAGCGCCTCAAGGAGCAGCAGTTCGTCATCGCCGGGGTCTTGGTGGAGGACAGCAACAACCACCACCTCATGCTGGAGGCCGGCGAGTGGGCCACCATCGAGGGGCTGGTGGAGCTCCTGCAGCCCTTCAAGCAGGTGGCCGAGATGCTGTCGGCCTCCAGGTACCCCACCATCAGCATGGTGAAGCCGCTGCTGCACATGCTCCTGAACACCACGCTCAACATCAAGGAGACCGACTCCAAGGAGCTCAGCATGGCCAAGGAGGTCATCGCCAAGGAGCTTTCCAAGACCTACCAGGAGACGCCCGAGATCGACATGTTTCTCAACGTGGCCACCTTCCTGGACCCCCGCTACAAGAGGCTGCCCTTCCTCTCCGCCTTCGAGCGGCAGCAGGTGGAGAACCGCGTGGTGGAAGAGGCCAAGGGCCTGCTGGACAAGGTCAAAGACGGCGGCTACCGGCCGGCGGAGGACAAGATCTTCCCGGTGCCCGAGGAGCCTCCCGTCAAGAAGCTCCTGCGGACGTCCACGCCGCCGCCCGCCAGCGTCATCAACAACATGCTGGCCGAGATCTTCTGCCAGACGGGCGGTGTGGAGGACCAGGAGGAGTGGCACGCCCAGGTGGTGGAGGAGCTGAGCAACTTCAAGTCCCAGAAGGTGCTTGGCCTCAACGAAGACCCCCTCAAGTGGTGGTCAGACCGCCTGGCCCTCTTCCCCCTGCTGCCCAAGGTGCTGCAGAAGTACTGGTGCGTGACGGCCACGCGCGTCGCCCCCGAGCGTCTCTTCGGTTCCGCCGCCAACGTGGTCAGCGCCAAGAGGAACCGGCTGGCTCCCGCGCACGTGGACGAGCAGGTGTTTCTGTACGAGAACGCCCGGAGTGGGGCGGAGGCGGAACCCGAGGACCAGGACGAGGGGGAGTGGGGCCTGGACCAGGAGCAGGTGTTCTCCTTGGGGGATGGCGTCAGCGGCGGTTTCTTTGGCATTAGGGACAGCAGCTTCCTGTAG